The genomic stretch TCCTATGACAAATATCTTTTTTCCTCAAGAATTGCACCCGCTGGAACTAGACGGTGGATTTGTGCATGGCCCCCGGCATTGACCTCCCGGAGCGTTTCATATATGTTTATATATGTCGGTTTCGTAAAAGGTCAATTTTGTTCGCTCACAAAAAAACTTCCAACGAACTTAAACATCAAGTTCGTTGCCGACAGGACGCCGCGAAGCGGCATAAACCAACTTTTTACGAATTCATCATATGTAAACGTCACACAAAGCAATGAGAATAGGTGTATGGCAGCAAAGAACAAGCTCGTTCTTGAAAATTTCACGAGTGTTACCGATCACATTGACATGGCACTTGAGAGAATCAACACGATATGTAGATCATCGGACCTCTCTGAGGAACAGAAGTCTGAGGCGGCAAGGCTCGGGCGTTCGCTCCATCAAACGGGTGATGACATAGATCACTTTTGCATGACTTTGGAATCACCGCCCTATAACCTTAAAGAGAAATTACAAGAATTTTACAGGCATTAGGCCACACCGTTGATGAATGTATTAGGCTTTTACGTGATAACAAGTTCGCTCGCGACATAACAAACTTCAGGGGGAAATCCCCATGGCATTCAAAAGGGCTCTGTGCATTGTACAAAACATACATCTGCATGGGGCCTGTTTTGTCTTACAGGAGTTTTGCAAGTGGCAGAAAGAATAGGCGTTTATGTATGTGAGTGTGGTCCGAACATAAAGGACGCCATGGATCTGGATGAGGTTGTGAAATTCATCCGAGGCCTTGAAAATGTGGTTCTAACTAAAGCTTTTGGACTTTTGTGTGCTCAAAAAGGTCAAGCGCTTATTGGAAAAAACATTAAAGACCACGACCTCACGAGGGTGGTGATTGCGGCCTGTTCGCCAAAAGAGCATGAAAATACCTTTAAGCAATGTCTGGAGAAGGCCGGCCTGAACCCCTTTCTTTTACAGATCGCCAATATTAGAGAGCAATGCGCCTGGGTCGTTAAGGATAAAGCCCTTGCCACTGACAAAGCCAAGGCAATCATTCACGCAGCGGTTAGGCGGGTTGTTTATCATGAACCCTTGAAGGTTAAAGACGTAGAATGCCAACCGGATGCCCTTGTCGTAGGAGCTGGGATAGCAGGCATAAGCGCCGCGCTAACGCTGGCACAAAAAAATAGAAAGGTCTATCTGGTTGAGAAATTGCCGAGTATTGGAGGCAAAGTAGCCCGGTATGAAGATGTGTTTCCCAATCTGGAGTGCGCTTCTTGTATCTTTGATCCCATACTAGATGAGGTTTTACATAACGAGCATATCGAAATCCTTACATGGAGTGAGGTCCAAGAAGTATTAGGCTTTTATGGTAATTTCCTGGTCAAGGTGAACCAGAAGGCAAGATTTGTGGATAGTGAGACCTGTATCGGCTGCGGTGCGTGTGTTGAAATGTGCCCGGTTAAGGTAAAAAATGAATATAATGAGGGACTTGATGAGAGAAGGGCCATCTATATCCCTTATCCTGGTGCGCTGCCGAATGTCGCAGTGATCGATGAAAAGCACTGTTTGCGCTGGCAAGCAGAAGGGTGCAACGCCTGCCAGAAGGCCTGCCCTTTCGGCTCCATCATCTACGAGGAAACCGACCAAGTTCGCCGATTACAAGTGGGCGCGATCGTCTTGGCCACGGGTTTTGATCTGTTCGACCCGGCGAGGGACCCCAAATATGGATACGGCAAGATTGATAATGTCTATACCAGCCTCGAATTTGAAAGACTGGTCAATTCTGCCGGGCCGACAGAGGGGAAAATCCTATTACGAAACGGTCAGGTCCCTGAAAAGATAGCCCTTGTTCATTGTGTTGGTTCCAGGACCGGCGAGTTTCATGAACACTGCTCTGCGGTGTGCTGTATGTATCTGCTCAAGTTTGCTCACCAGGTGAACGGCAAACTGCCTGGTGCGTCAATGACCGGGCTTTACTCTGATCTTTGCCTCCCGGGAAAAGAAGCGCAGGCCTTCTTTAATAAGATCTCCCGAGAGGCCAACATACAGTTGATGCATATGAAGCATCCCGATTCAATAGAGATTACTGAAGAGAATGGAAAGACACTGATTAGATTTACGGACATCCAAGGAAGGTGCCGCGGGGTTGGTTCGGACATGGTCGTTTTGGCTCCTGCCATGGAAGGGGCCAGGGATGCTGGGACCATGGCTGAGCTTTTTGACATATCTCAGGGGAAAGGTGGTTTTTTTTCTGAAGAAAACACCAAGGTAGCCCCTGTGTCAACGGCCATGGAGGGAGTATTTATTGCCGGCTGTGCCCAAGGCCCAAAGGATATTCAAAGCTCGGTAGCACAGGGGCAGGCAGCAGCGGGCAGGATACTGTCACGGCTTGTTCCAGGAGAGAAGTTGGCCCTTGAGCCGATAACTGCGGACGTGGATCAAGATCTGTGCTGTGGGTGCAAACTATGCGTTGGCCTGTGTTCCTACAAGGCCATCGCGTGCGATGACTTGAAAAAAAATGTTGCCATCAATAAAATCTTGTGCAGGGGTTGCGGCGTCTGCGCTGCCGCCTGTCCCAGCGGGGCCATTAAGGCCAGCCATTTTACGGATGTGGAAATATCCCAAGAAATAAGAGGCCTGCTCCGACAGGGTTAGAAAGAGCCATGCCACGATGATAGGTTTTGAACCCAAGATCATCGGTTTTCTGTGTAACTGGTGTTCTTACGAAGGAGCCGATGCTGCGGGAAGGGCGCGCAAGGCGTATCCTGCGGGCCTGAGAGTCGTTAGAGTGATGTGCAGCGGCAGGGTCGATTCTCAATTCATCCTTGAGGCCTTCAAGGAAGGCGCTGACGGAGTGATGATCCTGGGCTGCCATCCGGGTGACTGCCATTACAAAGAGGGAAACCTCCAAATGCTTAAGAGATATGTTATATTAAAAAGGGTGCTAAGTCAATTTGGTATAGAAGAAGACAGATTAAAGCTTGATTGGATCTCAGCCGGCGAGGGAGACAAGTTCGTCAAAATCGTTTGTGAAATGACTGAAAGAATGAGGCAACTCGGCCCATTGCCTCGCTGATGCTAGATATGGCACATCAAGGTTAGCCGCAGGGTATACTGTTGATCCTGTCGGCAACCTGTCTTTTAAGACTGATTGTGGCCTTGTGTAATATGACAGAAAAACCGAAGATTGCGCTATATTGGTGCTCAAGCTGCGGCGGCTGCGAGGAATCGGTCATTGATTTGGCAGAGGATCTCTTAACGGTTGCCGCGGCCGTAGATATTGTGTTTTGGCCTGTAGCCCTCGATTTTAAGTATAAAGATGTTGTCGCCATGAATGATGGCGAGATTACGGCAACGTTGATCAATGGCGCCATCAGGACGGGTGAACAAGAACATATGGCCAAAATAATGAGAAAAAAATCGAAATTGCTGATAGCCCACGGAAGTTGTGCCCATCTTGGCGGGGTCGTGGGTCTGGCCAATTTTTATCAACGTGAAGACTTGCTGAGCCGCTTATACCAAGAGGTTCCCACGACAAACAATCCTCAGGGAATCTTGCCGCAACACGAAACCATAGAATCTGGGAGAAAAATAAAACTCCCGGATATCCATGATACCGTCAAGGCCTTGGACCAGGTCGTAGAAGTGGATTACTATATCCCGGGTTGCCCCCCAACGCCAGAACTCATCAAAGAGGCCATGATGATGGTCCTGGAGAACAGGCTCCCCCCAAGGGGAACCGTATTGGCGGGGAAAAAGGCCCTTTGCGACACATGCCCTCGAATAGATAGCAAGCCCGATAAATTACGGATAAAAAAGTTCAAACGAATCTATGAAACGGAATGGGACCCTGAAAAGTGTTTTCTGGACGAGGGTATTATCTGCCTTGGCCCTGCCACCAGGGGTGGTTGCAATGCAAGGTGCATCAATGCCAACATGCCCTGTCGAGGTTGCTTTGGGCCCACAGACAACGTGAGGGACCAGGGCGCAAAATCTTCCTCATTCCTCGCATCCATCATCGACGTCACAGACAAAGAAGCGTTGAAGAAAACCGCAGATTCCATTCCTGACCCTGGCGGACTATTCTACAGGTATGGCCTCGCCTCATCCATATTGAAGGGGAAACTGACCCCGAAGAGCTCATGAGCAAACGAATTACCATTGACCCCATAACCAGGTTGGGAGGACACGGAAAGATTGATATCTTTCTCGACGACAAAAGCGACGTGGAGCGTGTTTATTTTCAAGTCCCCGAACTGAGGGGCTTCGAGAAGTTTTGTGAAGGCCGGGCAGCAGAGGAAATGCCCACCCTGACACAAAAGATTTGTGGGGTGTGTCCCACGGCCCACCATACGGCGTCAAGCAAGGCACTGGACGATCTGTTCGGCGTTGAGCCGCCGCCTGCGGCAAGAAAGCTCAGAGAGCTCATGTATAATGCCTTCATGTTTGAAAACCATCTTTTGCATTTTTATTTTCTGGGGGGGCCTGATTTCATCGTGGGTCCCATGGCGCCAAGGGCCAAAAGGAATATTTTCGGCGTCATAGACAAAGTGGGCGTCGAAATGGGAAAAAAGGTCATTGATATTCGGAAACGGATACGGGGCGTCAACGCATTAGTTAGCGGAAGCGCCCTTTATCCTGTTTGCGGGCTTCCAGGCGGCGTTTCAAAAGCCATAACCGAAGAGGACAGGGCTGAGATACAGAATGTGACAAAAGACGCAGTGGAATTTGCCAAACTTACATTGAATATCTTCGATGACGTGGTGTTAAATCATAAGGGGTCGGCTAAGTGGCTCACGAGTGACGTTTTCTGCCATAGAACGTACTACATGGGTCTAGTCGATGATCATGACAGGGTCAATTTTTATGACGGGGACATCCGGGTGGTTGATCCCAACGGCAAGGAGTTTGTCAAATTCGAGGCAAAAGACTATTTGAAACATCTGGAGGAACGGGTTGAACCGTGGAGCTATCAGAAGATACTCTATTTGAAAAACATCGGCTGGAAGGGATTCATCGATGGGCAGGATAGCGGAGTTTACAGGGTCGCCCCTCTTGCCCGCCTCAATGCCTCTGAAGGAATGGCCACCCCCCTAGCCCAGGCTGAGTATGAAATGATGTTCCATGCGTTAGGTGGAAAACCTGTACATAACACCTTGGCCTACCATTGGGCCAGGCTTATCGAGGTTTTATACGCAGCAGAAAGAATGGACGAACTTGCCAGAGATGGGGAAATTACCAGTCCCAAGATACGCAATCTTCCTAATCAAACCCCTAAAGAAGGCGTCGGTGTCTGCGAGGCGCCGAGGGGAACGCTTTTTCATCACTATGAAAGCGACGAGAAGGCAATCGTAGAGAAGTTGAACCTCTTGGTCGCCACTCAGAACAACGCCGCAGCCATTTGCATGTCGATTGAAAAGGCTGCTCGGACCGCCATAAAAGGCGGCAGCATTTCCGATGGCAGATTGAATGTGGTAGAGATGGCCTTTCGAGCCTATGATCCTTGCCTTGCTTGTGCCACTCACTGCCTCCCGGGCAAAATGCCGACGATGGTCCATGTCTATGATAGGAAAAAAAACCGATAAAGGGCATTGCGGAACTCCGCAGTCCCGATAAATCGGGATGGGGAATGCACTCGCTTTTGCGGTTCAACTGAAGGGTTTCATGTAAGGAGAGGTGACTATGGCAGTGGAAGTCTTAGATACCCTTGGTCAGAAGTGCCCTCAGCCGATCCTTAAGATCGCCGTGAAGGCCCCGGATATGAAACACGGTGATATTTTGGAGGTATTGGGAGACTGTCCTACCTTTGAGAAAGATGTCCGCACCTGGTGTGAGCGGCTGGGCAAAGTCTTCCTTTCCATAAAGGATGAAGGGGGAAACAAGAAGAGGATCCAGATACAGTTTTAGAAAGCACATCCTCGCAAAGGGCGCACAGCAAGGGTTTTCTCTGCCCCGTTGGGTTGGCAGGGGCGCTGTCGTTGCATAGGAGTATCAGAGATGAAAAAGAAGGTGAAATGCTGGGAATTCTTTCGCTGTGACGAGGAGGAATGTCCGGTTTTCAAGTCAAAGGAGCTGAATTGCTGGCTCATTGCAGGTACCCATTGTCGAAATGAGATCCAGGGAAAATTCCTGGAAAAGGTCGAGATGTGCCTTGAATGCGAGCCCTTTAGAGCGAACATAGATGTCGATTCCATGGAAGAGACCTTAAAGGTGGTCAATGAACAACTCACAGAATTCAGGCATATGGTTAACGAGCGAGATAGGGAGTTGGAAGGCACCAGTATGGAGCTGGCTCTAGGGTTGTCCGAGGTCTTTGAGGCGTTAAAAAAGATATCTTCAGGCGATCCTGAAGTCAGGATACCCGAAATCTCAGAACTCGCTTTGATTACGAAGCTAAAACATATGGTCAACCTGACCGCCGAAAACCTTGCAGAAATCGTCGATCTATCCCACGAGTTTGCCATCGGTCTTGCTGAGCACTTCGATGTATTGCATAGGGTCTCACAAGGTGACCTGATAGCGCGGGTATCTGGCACTTCACAGGTAGACCTATTGGAATCCCTGAAAAAAGTAACCAATGAGATGATTCACAATGTATCCAGAGAAATCAGTGATCGCAAGCGGGCAGAGCGGGCATTGCGGGAGAGTGAAGAGCGGTTTAGACAGATAGCAGCCCTGTCTCCCTTTCCAATCTCTATCATCGACTCAGACGGACGATACTTGTACTTGAACAAGAAATTTACCGAGGTTTTTGGCTACACACCGGAGGATATCCCCACTGGAACGGATTGGCTTTACAAGGCCTATCCAGATCCGGAGTACCGACGGGAAGTCTTGTCAGCCTGTAAATGTGACTTGGGCAAATCGGGAGCGTTCGAATGCAGGCTTCGAGAGTTCAAGGTCACCTGCAAGGACGGGACAGTGCGGGACATCGTTTTTAGACCCGTAGCCATGGACAACGGGAAACAGTTTATTACTTATGAAGACCTCACCGAGCGCAAGCAGGCGGAGGAGGCGTTGCGGGAGTCGGAACAGAAATACCGAACCATCTTCGAACTAGCGGCAAGTTCAATTATGCTCGTTGATAAAGAGACAGGTGCGTTGGTGGAATTCAACAAAAGGGCGCATGAAAACCTCGGGTTTACTCACGAGGAATTCGAACAGCTCAAGATATCCGACTTTGAAGTCGTAGAAAGTCCTGAGGAAGTCCTGAGCCACAGCAAGAAAATCACCAAGGAGGGGGGCTATAGATTTGAAACTAGACATAGGACAAAGAGTGGAGAGATACGAGATGTCTACGTGAGTAGCAGGGCAATTGCCATAGATGGGAAGGACTACGTTCAGAGCATATGTCGGGACATTACCGAGCTTAAGCGGACGGAGGCCACGGTTGCGGAAATGTTCAGGGAGATCAAGAAAGGCCATGATGATCATTTGTCGGTTCTCAATATGCTGCGTCTGGGGATTGCAACATTAGACCAGGCCGGCCGTGTCACATTTCTCAACCAGACCGCCCGACACCTTATCGGAAAGAGTCTAACGGCGCTCTTGGGAAGTCATTGGGAAGCGTTATTCCATTTCAATGCCCATGACAAAACCCGGCTAAAGAATATGTTGAGGCATCCCGGTAAAGCAAGAAGGAGGTTGCAAACTCAAGTCGAATTTCAGGAAGGGCGGCGTTATTGGATGGACATCGAAGTGCAAGACGACCCCCGCACGCCAGCCAGAAGAATTTTCTTTTTCTACGATATGTCTGAAGTCTACGATTTGCGGCGCATGCTTGAAGATAAAGCGCAATTTCATGATCTTGTAGGAAAAAGCAAGCCTATGCAGGCTATATATCAGCGCATCCAAGACGCTTCCAAGGTGGATTGGACTGCCCTGATCGAGGGTCAGACAGGAACGGGCAAGGAACTGGTTGCACGAGCCATACATTTTTCAAGCCATCGAAAAAATAAGCCCTTCATCGCGGTGAACTGCGCCGGGCTGGCTGATTCATTACTGATCAGCCAGTTGTTCGGTCATAAACGAGGTGCTTTTACCGGAGCAGTTGAGGATCACAAAGGTTTTTTTGAGGTTGCCAACGGGGGGACACTCCTTCTGGACGAGATTGGCGATATTTCTAAGAATATGCAGACCAGTTTACTTCGGGTCCTTGAAGAAAAGGAGATCACACGACTGGGTGAATCCAAGCCTCGAAAGATAGATGTTCGGGTCTTGGCCTCAACCCATCGGGATCTAAGTCAAGAAGCTGCAAAGGGCAATTTTCGCCCTGACCTGCTTTATCGGATCCGAATTGCCAGGATCAAACTTCCTCTGCTGCGCGAGCGCCGTGAGGACATCCCTCTGCTTGTTGCATCCTTCCTGGGCCAAAGCCGTGCGGCTACTGGAAAGCCTGTCAAGGACGTGAGCAGTGCGGCCATGAGGATACTCCTGCAATACGATTGGCCCGGGAATGTGCGAGAACTGAAAAGCGCCATCGACTTTGCCACCCTCCACTGCAAAGCATCGGTAATTAACGCCGAAAACTTCCCGCCTGAAATACTCTACTCAAGGCATCCTCGACCACATGCCAGCGACCCGAACCAAGATGAGAGACAACGCGTGCTGGCCGCCCTGGAGACTGCAAAAGGAAATCGTACGGCTGCGGCTAGCCAGCTCGGCATAAGCCGGGCCACACTATACCGTCGTCTAGCACGCCTTGACATCAAGTCCGTCAAATAGCCCTGCCATCTTTCAAGAGTGTCTCGCACGAGACAGTGTTGAGACGCATAATGAGACAATTGTTGTCTCATTATGCGTCTGTCGGATT from Deltaproteobacteria bacterium encodes the following:
- a CDS encoding CoB--CoM heterodisulfide reductase iron-sulfur subunit A family protein, producing the protein MAERIGVYVCECGPNIKDAMDLDEVVKFIRGLENVVLTKAFGLLCAQKGQALIGKNIKDHDLTRVVIAACSPKEHENTFKQCLEKAGLNPFLLQIANIREQCAWVVKDKALATDKAKAIIHAAVRRVVYHEPLKVKDVECQPDALVVGAGIAGISAALTLAQKNRKVYLVEKLPSIGGKVARYEDVFPNLECASCIFDPILDEVLHNEHIEILTWSEVQEVLGFYGNFLVKVNQKARFVDSETCIGCGACVEMCPVKVKNEYNEGLDERRAIYIPYPGALPNVAVIDEKHCLRWQAEGCNACQKACPFGSIIYEETDQVRRLQVGAIVLATGFDLFDPARDPKYGYGKIDNVYTSLEFERLVNSAGPTEGKILLRNGQVPEKIALVHCVGSRTGEFHEHCSAVCCMYLLKFAHQVNGKLPGASMTGLYSDLCLPGKEAQAFFNKISREANIQLMHMKHPDSIEITEENGKTLIRFTDIQGRCRGVGSDMVVLAPAMEGARDAGTMAELFDISQGKGGFFSEENTKVAPVSTAMEGVFIAGCAQGPKDIQSSVAQGQAAAGRILSRLVPGEKLALEPITADVDQDLCCGCKLCVGLCSYKAIACDDLKKNVAINKILCRGCGVCAAACPSGAIKASHFTDVEISQEIRGLLRQG
- a CDS encoding hydrogenase iron-sulfur subunit, with the translated sequence MIGFEPKIIGFLCNWCSYEGADAAGRARKAYPAGLRVVRVMCSGRVDSQFILEAFKEGADGVMILGCHPGDCHYKEGNLQMLKRYVILKRVLSQFGIEEDRLKLDWISAGEGDKFVKIVCEMTERMRQLGPLPR
- a CDS encoding oxidoreductase; its protein translation is MTEKPKIALYWCSSCGGCEESVIDLAEDLLTVAAAVDIVFWPVALDFKYKDVVAMNDGEITATLINGAIRTGEQEHMAKIMRKKSKLLIAHGSCAHLGGVVGLANFYQREDLLSRLYQEVPTTNNPQGILPQHETIESGRKIKLPDIHDTVKALDQVVEVDYYIPGCPPTPELIKEAMMMVLENRLPPRGTVLAGKKALCDTCPRIDSKPDKLRIKKFKRIYETEWDPEKCFLDEGIICLGPATRGGCNARCINANMPCRGCFGPTDNVRDQGAKSSSFLASIIDVTDKEALKKTADSIPDPGGLFYRYGLASSILKGKLTPKSS
- a CDS encoding Ni/Fe hydrogenase subunit alpha; the protein is MSKRITIDPITRLGGHGKIDIFLDDKSDVERVYFQVPELRGFEKFCEGRAAEEMPTLTQKICGVCPTAHHTASSKALDDLFGVEPPPAARKLRELMYNAFMFENHLLHFYFLGGPDFIVGPMAPRAKRNIFGVIDKVGVEMGKKVIDIRKRIRGVNALVSGSALYPVCGLPGGVSKAITEEDRAEIQNVTKDAVEFAKLTLNIFDDVVLNHKGSAKWLTSDVFCHRTYYMGLVDDHDRVNFYDGDIRVVDPNGKEFVKFEAKDYLKHLEERVEPWSYQKILYLKNIGWKGFIDGQDSGVYRVAPLARLNASEGMATPLAQAEYEMMFHALGGKPVHNTLAYHWARLIEVLYAAERMDELARDGEITSPKIRNLPNQTPKEGVGVCEAPRGTLFHHYESDEKAIVEKLNLLVATQNNAAAICMSIEKAARTAIKGGSISDGRLNVVEMAFRAYDPCLACATHCLPGKMPTMVHVYDRKKNR
- a CDS encoding sulfurtransferase TusA family protein, producing the protein MAVEVLDTLGQKCPQPILKIAVKAPDMKHGDILEVLGDCPTFEKDVRTWCERLGKVFLSIKDEGGNKKRIQIQF
- a CDS encoding sigma 54-interacting transcriptional regulator; amino-acid sequence: MKKKVKCWEFFRCDEEECPVFKSKELNCWLIAGTHCRNEIQGKFLEKVEMCLECEPFRANIDVDSMEETLKVVNEQLTEFRHMVNERDRELEGTSMELALGLSEVFEALKKISSGDPEVRIPEISELALITKLKHMVNLTAENLAEIVDLSHEFAIGLAEHFDVLHRVSQGDLIARVSGTSQVDLLESLKKVTNEMIHNVSREISDRKRAERALRESEERFRQIAALSPFPISIIDSDGRYLYLNKKFTEVFGYTPEDIPTGTDWLYKAYPDPEYRREVLSACKCDLGKSGAFECRLREFKVTCKDGTVRDIVFRPVAMDNGKQFITYEDLTERKQAEEALRESEQKYRTIFELAASSIMLVDKETGALVEFNKRAHENLGFTHEEFEQLKISDFEVVESPEEVLSHSKKITKEGGYRFETRHRTKSGEIRDVYVSSRAIAIDGKDYVQSICRDITELKRTEATVAEMFREIKKGHDDHLSVLNMLRLGIATLDQAGRVTFLNQTARHLIGKSLTALLGSHWEALFHFNAHDKTRLKNMLRHPGKARRRLQTQVEFQEGRRYWMDIEVQDDPRTPARRIFFFYDMSEVYDLRRMLEDKAQFHDLVGKSKPMQAIYQRIQDASKVDWTALIEGQTGTGKELVARAIHFSSHRKNKPFIAVNCAGLADSLLISQLFGHKRGAFTGAVEDHKGFFEVANGGTLLLDEIGDISKNMQTSLLRVLEEKEITRLGESKPRKIDVRVLASTHRDLSQEAAKGNFRPDLLYRIRIARIKLPLLRERREDIPLLVASFLGQSRAATGKPVKDVSSAAMRILLQYDWPGNVRELKSAIDFATLHCKASVINAENFPPEILYSRHPRPHASDPNQDERQRVLAALETAKGNRTAAASQLGISRATLYRRLARLDIKSVK